A stretch of Arthrobacter sunyaminii DNA encodes these proteins:
- a CDS encoding cystathionine gamma-synthase: MSEGFNTRAIHAGQTPDPTTGAVIPPLYQSTTYAQDGIGGLRNGYEYGRGTNPTRDALQDQLAALEGGAHAYSFSSGLAAEDALIRALLAPGDHIVLGNDAYGGTYRLINKVLSAWGITNAAVDMSDVGALTRAIAAGNTKMVWLETPSNPMMKISDIAAVAQAAHDAGAWLVVDNTFASPYLQQPLALGADIVVHSTTKYIGGHSDAVGGAVILNDDAAAEKIGFIQFAVGAVSAPMEAWLTTRGLKTLGVRMDRHSSNAMAVAKWLRDQPAVENVLYPGLEDHPGHDLAKAQMKDFGGMVSVSFKGGEAAARKVAESTRVFTLAESLGGVESLMNYPSEMTHASVKGTELAVPENLLRLSVGIEDLEDLIADLQQALDQL; this comes from the coding sequence ATGAGCGAAGGCTTCAACACCCGCGCCATCCACGCGGGCCAAACCCCGGACCCCACCACCGGTGCGGTCATTCCGCCGCTATACCAAAGCACCACCTACGCCCAGGACGGCATTGGCGGACTGCGCAACGGCTACGAATACGGCCGCGGCACCAACCCCACCCGCGATGCGCTGCAGGACCAGCTGGCCGCACTGGAGGGCGGCGCCCACGCGTACTCCTTCAGTTCCGGCCTGGCCGCGGAGGACGCCCTGATCCGCGCCCTCCTGGCCCCCGGAGACCACATTGTGCTCGGCAACGACGCCTACGGCGGCACCTACCGATTGATCAACAAGGTTCTCTCCGCGTGGGGCATCACCAACGCCGCAGTGGACATGTCCGACGTCGGCGCCCTCACCCGGGCCATCGCCGCCGGCAACACCAAAATGGTGTGGCTGGAAACGCCGTCGAACCCCATGATGAAGATTTCCGACATTGCCGCCGTCGCGCAGGCCGCGCACGACGCCGGGGCCTGGCTGGTTGTCGACAACACCTTCGCTTCCCCGTACCTGCAGCAGCCGCTGGCACTGGGCGCGGACATTGTGGTGCACTCCACCACCAAGTACATCGGCGGGCATTCCGACGCCGTTGGCGGCGCGGTCATCCTGAACGACGACGCCGCCGCCGAGAAGATCGGCTTCATCCAGTTTGCGGTCGGCGCGGTGTCCGCTCCGATGGAAGCCTGGCTGACCACGCGCGGACTGAAGACCCTGGGTGTGCGGATGGACCGGCATTCGTCCAACGCCATGGCGGTCGCCAAGTGGCTGCGGGACCAGCCCGCCGTCGAAAACGTGCTCTATCCGGGGCTGGAAGACCACCCCGGACACGACCTGGCCAAGGCCCAGATGAAGGACTTCGGCGGAATGGTCTCAGTGTCCTTCAAGGGCGGCGAGGCCGCGGCCAGGAAGGTGGCCGAATCCACCCGTGTGTTCACGCTGGCGGAGTCGCTGGGCGGGGTCGAGTCGCTGATGAATTATCCGTCGGAAATGACGCACGCATCAGTCAAGGGCACCGAGCTTGCCGTTCCGGAGAACCTGCTGCGGCTTTCCGTGGGCATCGAGGATCTCGAAGACCTAATCGCGGACCTGCAGCAGGCACTGGACCAGTTGTAG
- a CDS encoding MOSC domain-containing protein — protein sequence MTPGTLLAVCRVHELLPTTDSTGVTAIDKRPVVGPVKVHGLGLSGDIQASRKHHGGESKAVYAYSQDDADYWAGELGTDIPPGRFGENLRIAGLPVSEAVIGERWQIGDRTILEVTCPRTPCRNFAQRMEQPGWVKRFAAAGRVGTYLRVVRNGTISAGDPVTVIRRPEHGVTSGDVFRGLSPAQAGLLADAEAAGGLVLSPEIKKVLRTLESRQSRETAPAAQ from the coding sequence ATGACCCCGGGAACCCTGCTGGCCGTGTGCCGCGTCCACGAACTGCTGCCCACCACAGATTCCACCGGCGTGACGGCAATCGACAAGCGTCCCGTCGTCGGGCCCGTGAAGGTTCACGGTCTCGGTTTGAGCGGGGACATCCAGGCCAGCCGCAAACACCACGGCGGGGAATCCAAGGCCGTTTACGCCTATTCGCAGGACGACGCCGACTACTGGGCAGGCGAACTGGGTACGGACATTCCTCCGGGCCGCTTCGGGGAAAACCTGCGGATTGCGGGCCTTCCGGTATCCGAGGCCGTGATCGGTGAGCGCTGGCAGATCGGGGACCGGACCATCCTGGAAGTGACCTGCCCCCGCACGCCGTGCCGGAATTTTGCCCAGCGGATGGAGCAGCCCGGCTGGGTGAAGCGGTTCGCGGCGGCCGGCCGGGTGGGAACCTATTTGCGCGTTGTCCGCAACGGGACCATCAGCGCAGGAGACCCGGTGACTGTTATTCGGCGTCCGGAACACGGGGTGACCTCCGGCGATGTTTTCCGCGGGCTCAGTCCGGCACAGGCCGGGCTGCTGGCCGACGCGGAGGCTGCAGGGGGACTGGTGCTGTCCCCGGAAATCAAGAAGGTCCTGCGCACCCTGGAATCACGGCAGTCCCGGGAAACCGCGCCCGCCGCCCAATAA
- a CDS encoding glycosyltransferase 87 family protein: protein MGLKTRSGMARLAVTLAALFAAALMITAAFVISPRHGLDFSVYLTGGQSVIDAGGELYTKELRYREGSSLLFTYPPFSALLFAVLAPFGQSLGLNIFTGISLLIAAATAVLGVAYAFRQPGVRAVLKHQWLRPLALAGIGFVILLGPWRETLAFGQINILLFGLIMADFLIKRDTWPTGLLTGVAAGLKLTPLVFGLYYLARGDWRGLRNMTFGFLATFGLGFLILPRESRTYWAELLPDTSRIGGAGYVDNLGIKGAILHFTGPDFPVDLPWLLLSLLMIAAAAVIIRLAGNRGDLITALAATALLMLLISPVSWSHHWVWAALFIPVLWRNIADFTQQGTGVHRWGMVLLVSSFVVFLLSPKAIGWLMGAPNLDSQIPEAWLMASSVGVFWGVGLMAWWLVALWKSRPQRWWKQSVSEQIPLAPVKNVQP from the coding sequence ATGGGCCTGAAGACCCGATCCGGAATGGCCCGGCTGGCAGTAACTCTGGCGGCGCTGTTCGCTGCGGCACTCATGATCACTGCAGCCTTTGTGATTTCCCCCCGGCACGGGCTGGATTTCAGCGTGTACCTGACCGGTGGACAGAGCGTGATCGACGCCGGAGGCGAGCTCTACACCAAGGAACTGCGGTACCGCGAGGGCAGCAGCCTCCTGTTCACGTATCCGCCTTTTTCGGCGCTCCTGTTCGCTGTTCTGGCGCCGTTCGGGCAGAGCCTCGGACTCAACATTTTCACCGGCATCTCGCTGCTGATCGCCGCAGCCACTGCCGTGTTGGGTGTTGCCTACGCCTTCCGGCAGCCGGGAGTGCGCGCCGTCCTCAAGCACCAGTGGCTGCGTCCGCTGGCCCTGGCCGGCATTGGTTTCGTGATCCTGCTGGGACCCTGGCGGGAAACCCTGGCGTTCGGGCAAATCAACATTCTGCTGTTCGGGCTGATCATGGCGGACTTCCTGATTAAGCGGGACACCTGGCCCACGGGACTGCTGACCGGCGTCGCTGCCGGCTTGAAGCTCACGCCGCTGGTGTTCGGCCTGTATTACCTGGCGCGCGGAGACTGGCGCGGCCTGCGCAACATGACCTTTGGCTTCCTGGCTACCTTTGGGCTTGGCTTCTTGATCCTGCCGCGGGAATCACGCACCTATTGGGCCGAGCTGCTGCCCGACACCTCCCGGATTGGCGGGGCCGGATATGTGGACAACCTGGGTATCAAGGGCGCCATCCTGCATTTCACCGGACCGGATTTCCCCGTGGACCTGCCCTGGCTGCTGCTGTCCCTGCTGATGATTGCTGCGGCGGCCGTGATCATCCGGCTCGCCGGCAACCGCGGAGACCTGATCACTGCCCTGGCTGCAACCGCGCTCCTCATGCTGCTGATCTCACCGGTCTCCTGGTCGCACCACTGGGTGTGGGCGGCCCTCTTCATCCCGGTCCTCTGGCGGAACATCGCGGACTTTACGCAGCAGGGAACAGGGGTTCACCGCTGGGGCATGGTCCTGCTGGTCTCATCCTTTGTGGTTTTCCTACTCTCGCCCAAGGCCATTGGCTGGCTCATGGGGGCACCAAACCTTGATTCCCAAATACCCGAGGCATGGCTCATGGCCTCCAGCGTCGGTGTCTTCTGGGGAGTGGGCCTGATGGCCTGGTGGCTCGTCGCGCTGTGGAAGAGCCGCCCGCAGCGCTGGTGGAAACAGTCCGTTTCGGAACAGATCCCGCTGGCTCCCGTGAAGAACGTTCAGCCGTAG
- a CDS encoding cystathionine beta-synthase, translated as MKFADTVLDLIGKTPLVKLHHVTDGIAATVLVKLEYLNPGGSIKDRIAVRMIEAAEREGKLKPGGTIIEPTSGNTGVGLALVAQQKGYRCIFVTPDKVGVEKRDVLRAYGAEVVVTPTAVAPDSPDSYYGVSDRLVREIPGAYKPDQFSNPSAPESHYESTGPEIWADTDGTVTHFVAGAGTGGTITGTGRYLKDISADRPTGPVRIIAADPEGSVYSGGTGRPYFVEGVGEDMWPGNYDPSVPDEVIPVNDAESFAMTRRLAREEGLLVGGSSGMAVVAALRAARDLGPDDVVVVVLPDSGRGYMGKIFNDEWMRSYGFLQGPEQEAAVRDVLATKDASLPDLVHTHPNETVLDVINILNEYGVSCIPVLSQEPPVRIGEVLGSVDERSLTEKLFRGEAKPTDSIRDHMGPQLAMVGAGDSVAAAKEKLQENDAVMVTSEGAPVGILTRHDLLSYMSV; from the coding sequence ATGAAGTTTGCAGATACTGTCCTGGACCTGATCGGCAAGACCCCGCTGGTGAAGCTGCACCACGTTACCGATGGCATCGCGGCCACGGTGCTCGTGAAGCTGGAATACCTGAACCCGGGCGGATCCATCAAAGACCGCATCGCGGTCCGGATGATCGAGGCCGCTGAACGGGAAGGCAAGCTGAAGCCCGGCGGCACCATCATCGAGCCCACCAGCGGAAACACCGGCGTCGGCCTGGCACTGGTGGCACAGCAAAAGGGTTACCGCTGCATCTTCGTCACGCCGGACAAGGTGGGGGTGGAAAAACGCGATGTGCTCCGCGCGTATGGCGCCGAAGTGGTGGTGACACCCACCGCCGTCGCACCCGACAGCCCCGACTCCTACTACGGAGTCTCCGACCGCCTGGTCCGGGAAATCCCCGGCGCCTACAAGCCGGACCAGTTCTCTAACCCCTCCGCCCCGGAAAGCCACTATGAGTCAACGGGCCCGGAGATCTGGGCGGACACCGACGGCACGGTGACCCACTTCGTGGCCGGCGCCGGCACGGGCGGCACCATCACGGGCACCGGCCGCTACCTCAAGGACATCTCCGCCGACCGTCCAACCGGCCCGGTGCGCATCATTGCCGCCGATCCGGAGGGCTCGGTCTACTCCGGCGGCACGGGACGTCCCTACTTCGTGGAGGGCGTAGGCGAGGACATGTGGCCGGGCAACTATGACCCGTCCGTTCCGGACGAGGTGATTCCCGTGAACGATGCGGAGTCCTTCGCCATGACCCGCCGGCTCGCCCGGGAGGAAGGCCTGCTGGTAGGCGGCTCCTCCGGCATGGCAGTAGTGGCGGCCCTGCGCGCTGCCCGCGACCTGGGCCCCGACGACGTGGTGGTGGTGGTGCTGCCGGACAGCGGCCGCGGCTACATGGGCAAGATCTTCAACGATGAGTGGATGCGCTCCTACGGTTTCCTGCAGGGCCCGGAGCAGGAAGCCGCCGTCCGCGACGTGCTGGCCACCAAGGACGCCTCGCTGCCGGACCTGGTGCACACCCATCCCAACGAGACGGTCCTGGACGTCATCAACATCCTGAACGAGTACGGTGTCTCGTGCATTCCGGTCCTGTCGCAGGAACCGCCGGTGCGCATCGGCGAGGTCCTCGGATCAGTGGACGAGCGCTCGCTGACGGAGAAGCTGTTCCGCGGCGAGGCCAAGCCCACTGACAGCATCAGGGACCACATGGGACCGCAGCTGGCGATGGTCGGTGCCGGGGACTCCGTGGCTGCCGCCAAGGAAAAACTGCAGGAGAACGACGCCGTCATGGTCACCTCAGAGGGCGCGCCGGTGGGAATACTCACGCGGCATGACCTGCTGTCCTACATGAGCGTCTAA
- a CDS encoding DNA-3-methyladenine glycosylase family protein: MSFSVPVSAAGGPGACSGAGPLSILWESDRPLSLTQTLGILAHGRKDPSVRIGPGVAWLAFSTPEGNATLALSEQPAPAPGARVLARAWGPGAGAALAGVPALLGERDDWTAFDDPDFAASLPAAVAETRRRNPGLRLPSTGRMLDSIVPVILEQRVTAMEAYYAWRYLVTKYGADAPGPAPAGLKVPPGAETWRRVPSWEWHRARVDFHRSGTILRACGAASGLERLSGVPLGTDLTERLCSLPGIGPWSAAEITQRTHGAPDSVSVGDYHLAAFVGEALTGRRTDDAGMLELLEPWRGHRQRLVRLLVLSGFRKQAFGPRLAPEDYRGR, encoded by the coding sequence ATGTCCTTCTCCGTACCGGTGTCCGCCGCTGGGGGACCCGGCGCCTGCTCCGGAGCCGGGCCGCTCTCCATCCTCTGGGAGTCGGACCGGCCGTTGAGCCTGACCCAGACGCTGGGCATTCTGGCCCACGGCAGAAAAGATCCGTCGGTGCGGATTGGCCCCGGGGTTGCGTGGCTGGCCTTTTCGACGCCGGAAGGGAACGCAACGCTGGCACTCAGCGAGCAGCCCGCACCGGCACCGGGCGCCCGAGTGCTGGCCCGGGCCTGGGGTCCGGGCGCCGGGGCGGCGCTGGCTGGCGTTCCGGCTCTGCTCGGGGAACGTGATGACTGGACGGCCTTTGATGACCCAGACTTCGCCGCTTCCCTCCCCGCCGCAGTCGCGGAAACCCGGCGCCGGAACCCCGGACTGCGGCTGCCCAGCACCGGCCGGATGCTGGACAGCATTGTTCCCGTCATCCTGGAACAGAGGGTCACCGCCATGGAGGCCTATTACGCGTGGCGGTATCTGGTGACCAAATACGGTGCCGATGCTCCGGGCCCGGCACCCGCCGGCTTGAAAGTGCCGCCCGGCGCCGAAACCTGGCGCCGGGTTCCGAGCTGGGAGTGGCACCGTGCCCGGGTGGATTTCCACCGGTCCGGCACCATTCTGCGGGCCTGCGGAGCTGCCTCCGGTCTGGAACGGCTGTCCGGGGTTCCGCTCGGCACGGACCTGACGGAGCGGTTGTGTTCGCTTCCCGGCATCGGCCCCTGGAGCGCCGCGGAGATCACCCAGCGCACGCACGGCGCTCCGGACTCAGTCTCCGTGGGCGACTACCACCTGGCAGCGTTCGTGGGTGAAGCGCTGACCGGGCGCCGGACGGACGACGCCGGGATGCTGGAGCTGCTGGAGCCCTGGCGGGGCCACCGGCAGCGGCTCGTGCGGCTGCTGGTGCTAAGCGGCTTCCGGAAGCAGGCCTTCGGGCCGCGGCTGGCTCCGGAGGACTACCGCGGCCGTTAG
- a CDS encoding DEAD/DEAH box helicase: MLDTVENTDTAATAAPEAAEENQVLFTDFGLDARVLQALVDVGYEKPSPIQAATIPLLLEGRDVVGLAQTGTGKTAAFAVPALSLMAGLPATKDTQILVLAPTRELALQSADAFASYAKHMDNFTVLPVYGGSAYGPQLAGLRRGAQVVVGTPGRVIDHISKGSLDLSNLQYLVLDEADEMLRMGFAEDVEQILATTPADKQVALFSATMPGAIRKIAKKYLNNPAEITVKSKTTTGANTRQRYVQVMGPHKLDAMTRILESEDYDGVIAFVRTKMATEDLADKLKARGYLAAAINGDIPQQQRERTVEALRSGKIDILVATDVAARGLDVERISHVINYDIPHDTESYVHRIGRTGRAGRTGDAILFMTPREKYLLRAIEKATRQPVEHMQLPSIDIVNNKRLAKFSEQITETLASEDVSVFRDLVTTYLADHDVTAEEVAAALAVMAQGGRPLLMEEIPQAPARQRERSEGRNDGNGSRGPTRPLTEGNATYRIAVGRRQRVMPGSIVGAIANEGGLSSAQIGGIDIRADHTLVELPADLSQDQLRALSRTRIGGELIHLELDNGRKPARERESGGFNDRGDRGGFKKDFKKRDGERSFGDRSGSDRGGFKKRDGDRGGFKPAGTRAPRFRD, from the coding sequence TTGCTTGACACTGTAGAAAACACTGACACCGCAGCAACCGCCGCTCCCGAAGCAGCCGAAGAGAACCAGGTTCTCTTCACCGATTTCGGTCTTGATGCCCGCGTTCTGCAGGCCCTGGTTGACGTCGGCTACGAAAAGCCGTCCCCCATCCAGGCAGCCACCATCCCCCTCCTGCTTGAAGGCCGCGACGTCGTCGGCCTGGCGCAGACCGGTACCGGCAAGACTGCCGCGTTTGCTGTTCCCGCCCTGTCCCTGATGGCCGGCCTGCCCGCCACCAAGGACACCCAGATCCTGGTGCTGGCACCGACCCGCGAACTGGCCCTCCAGTCCGCTGATGCCTTCGCTTCCTACGCCAAGCACATGGACAACTTCACCGTCCTGCCCGTCTACGGCGGCTCCGCTTACGGCCCCCAGCTGGCCGGCCTGCGCCGCGGCGCCCAGGTTGTTGTCGGTACCCCGGGACGCGTCATCGACCACATCTCCAAGGGTTCCCTGGACCTGTCCAACCTGCAGTACCTGGTTCTGGACGAGGCTGACGAAATGCTCCGCATGGGCTTCGCCGAGGACGTCGAGCAGATCCTGGCGACCACGCCCGCCGACAAGCAGGTGGCACTGTTCTCCGCCACCATGCCCGGCGCCATCCGCAAGATCGCCAAGAAGTACCTGAACAACCCGGCGGAAATCACGGTCAAGTCCAAGACGACCACCGGTGCGAACACCCGCCAGCGCTACGTGCAGGTCATGGGCCCGCACAAGCTGGACGCGATGACCCGCATCCTGGAAAGCGAAGACTACGACGGCGTTATCGCCTTCGTCCGCACCAAGATGGCCACCGAGGACCTGGCTGACAAGCTCAAGGCCCGCGGTTACCTGGCCGCAGCAATCAACGGTGACATCCCGCAGCAGCAGCGCGAGCGCACCGTCGAGGCCCTGCGCAGCGGCAAGATCGACATCCTGGTTGCCACCGACGTCGCCGCCCGCGGCCTTGACGTTGAGCGCATCAGCCATGTCATCAACTACGACATTCCGCACGACACGGAGTCCTACGTCCACCGCATCGGCCGTACCGGCCGTGCAGGACGCACCGGCGACGCGATCCTCTTCATGACCCCGCGCGAGAAGTACCTGCTGCGGGCCATCGAAAAGGCCACCCGCCAGCCCGTTGAGCACATGCAGCTTCCGAGCATCGACATTGTGAACAACAAGCGCCTGGCGAAGTTCTCCGAGCAGATCACCGAAACCCTGGCATCCGAGGATGTCTCGGTGTTCCGCGACCTGGTCACGACCTACCTCGCCGACCACGACGTCACCGCCGAGGAAGTTGCCGCTGCACTGGCCGTCATGGCACAGGGCGGCCGCCCGCTGCTGATGGAAGAAATTCCCCAGGCTCCGGCCCGCCAGCGTGAGCGCTCCGAAGGCCGCAACGACGGCAACGGATCCCGCGGCCCGACACGCCCGCTGACCGAAGGCAATGCGACGTACCGCATCGCTGTCGGCCGCCGCCAGCGCGTCATGCCCGGCTCCATCGTTGGCGCCATTGCCAACGAAGGCGGACTGTCCTCCGCACAGATCGGCGGCATCGACATCCGCGCCGACCACACGCTCGTTGAGCTCCCGGCTGACCTCAGCCAGGACCAGCTGCGCGCTCTGTCCCGCACCCGGATTGGCGGCGAGCTGATCCACCTCGAGCTGGACAACGGCCGCAAGCCGGCCCGCGAACGCGAAAGCGGCGGCTTCAATGACCGCGGCGACCGCGGCGGCTTCAAGAAGGATTTCAAGAAGCGCGACGGCGAGCGCAGCTTCGGTGACCGCAGCGGCAGCG
- a CDS encoding ammonium transporter produces the protein MNGADTAWVLICAGLVLFMIPGLALFYGGMVPVRNVLTMMMQNIIPLGIITVTWVLVGYTLAFSNQGNSLVGEFDAFALIDVDTPQFHTVAAGVTIPALAFVAYQMMFAIITPALLTGATAGRLKFAGWTVFLAAWSILVYPQVARWLWHPKGWLTQLGAQDWAGGMVVHASAGAAAVAVLLVVGRRRGWPNLKTSPNNLPLMLVGGGILWFGWFGFNAGDGLQANDIAAQALMNTHVAGGAAMLTWLLVERLTSGHSTLVGAVSGGVAGLATITPCAGFVSTGGALLIGLIAGCVCCFAVGLKHVLRYDDALDVIAVHFIGGVLGSFLLGFFADSSVNATSDDGLFNGGGGLLLWHQVVAIVCVVLFSFILSWIIAAIISRTMGLREPGPEQDDLDQIQQGASAYALSGITSRPTTRGRGSDMTSTTGDGAQSPSSAPDYLISAVVNTDRIDGLRDALLLAGARSLELADSAVYSDRVRTENFRGDQRKMDFEDRLRAQVAVDREHEEAVVAVLKRFGAEPSSIYRLAITPY, from the coding sequence GTGAACGGCGCGGATACCGCCTGGGTACTGATCTGCGCAGGCCTGGTGCTGTTCATGATTCCAGGGCTGGCACTGTTCTACGGCGGCATGGTTCCGGTCCGCAACGTCCTGACCATGATGATGCAGAACATCATCCCGCTGGGCATTATCACCGTCACCTGGGTGCTGGTGGGTTACACCCTGGCGTTCAGCAACCAGGGGAACTCGCTGGTGGGGGAGTTCGACGCGTTTGCCCTGATCGACGTGGACACCCCCCAGTTCCACACTGTGGCGGCGGGGGTAACCATCCCCGCGCTCGCCTTTGTCGCCTACCAAATGATGTTTGCCATCATCACCCCGGCGCTGCTGACGGGGGCGACGGCGGGACGGCTGAAGTTCGCCGGCTGGACCGTTTTTCTGGCCGCATGGTCCATCCTCGTCTATCCGCAGGTGGCCCGCTGGCTCTGGCATCCCAAGGGATGGCTGACTCAGCTCGGCGCCCAGGACTGGGCCGGAGGAATGGTGGTGCACGCCTCGGCCGGAGCCGCCGCCGTCGCCGTGCTCCTGGTTGTAGGCCGACGCCGCGGCTGGCCCAACCTCAAGACTTCGCCCAACAACCTGCCGCTCATGCTGGTGGGCGGCGGCATCCTGTGGTTCGGCTGGTTTGGGTTCAACGCCGGCGACGGGCTCCAGGCCAACGACATCGCGGCCCAGGCCCTGATGAACACACACGTGGCGGGCGGTGCCGCCATGCTGACCTGGCTGCTGGTGGAACGCCTGACCAGCGGCCACTCCACCCTGGTGGGCGCGGTTTCCGGGGGTGTCGCCGGCTTGGCCACCATCACCCCCTGCGCCGGCTTTGTCAGCACCGGCGGAGCACTGCTGATTGGCCTGATTGCCGGCTGCGTCTGCTGCTTCGCGGTGGGGCTCAAGCACGTGCTGCGCTATGACGATGCCCTCGACGTCATCGCCGTCCACTTTATCGGCGGCGTCCTGGGATCCTTCCTGCTGGGCTTCTTCGCGGACAGCTCCGTGAATGCAACCAGCGACGACGGACTGTTCAACGGAGGCGGCGGGCTGCTGCTCTGGCACCAAGTGGTTGCCATTGTGTGCGTGGTCCTGTTTTCCTTCATCCTGAGCTGGATAATTGCCGCGATCATCAGCCGCACCATGGGGCTGCGCGAGCCTGGCCCGGAGCAGGACGACCTGGACCAGATCCAGCAGGGCGCCTCAGCCTACGCGCTCAGCGGGATCACCTCACGGCCCACCACCAGAGGACGGGGCTCCGACATGACCTCGACAACCGGAGATGGCGCTCAAAGCCCTTCCAGCGCCCCCGACTATTTGATCAGCGCGGTCGTCAACACCGATCGTATCGATGGTCTCCGCGATGCCCTGTTGCTGGCCGGGGCCAGATCCCTGGAACTGGCAGACTCCGCGGTGTACTCGGACAGGGTGCGTACGGAAAACTTCCGCGGCGACCAACGGAAAATGGACTTCGAGGATCGGCTGCGCGCACAGGTGGCCGTTGACCGCGAGCACGAGGAGGCGGTGGTGGCAGTGCTGAAGCGCTTTGGGGCTGAGCCGTCGTCCATCTACCGGTTGGCGATTACCCCCTATTAG
- a CDS encoding amidohydrolase, with translation MSAPLLAIVNARVVPVTAPPFDGTVVLEDGRIRELGPDVTVPEGAQVIDAGGQWLLPGLVDAHTHLGVHEEGEGWAGNDTNEMTDPVMAGVRAIDGVNPHDLGFDDALAGGVTAVNINPGSGNPIGGLAVALHTHGRYVEEMVLRSPSGLKSALGENPKRVYSDKKQTPSTRLGTALVIRKAFMDAQNHMGKNDDDDRDPQLEALAMVLRREIPWRQHAHRADDIGTALRLADEFGYDLVLDHGTEAHLLADVLAERGVPVLIGPLFTTRSKVELRQRSMENPGKLAAAGVEISIITDHPVVPINFLIYQAALAVKEGLDPETALRSVTINPAKVLGLADRIGSLEPGKDADVVLWSGDPLDVMQRALTVWIGGREVYRYDTQTRTPVVAGRQ, from the coding sequence ATGTCCGCACCGCTTTTGGCCATCGTTAATGCCCGCGTTGTTCCCGTCACTGCGCCGCCGTTCGACGGCACGGTGGTGCTGGAAGACGGCAGGATTCGGGAGCTTGGCCCGGACGTCACCGTTCCGGAGGGAGCGCAGGTCATCGATGCCGGCGGCCAGTGGCTGCTGCCGGGCCTGGTCGACGCGCACACCCACCTCGGCGTGCATGAAGAGGGCGAAGGCTGGGCCGGCAACGACACGAATGAAATGACGGACCCGGTGATGGCCGGGGTCCGCGCTATCGACGGCGTCAACCCGCACGATCTGGGTTTCGATGATGCGCTCGCCGGAGGGGTCACCGCAGTGAACATCAACCCCGGTTCGGGCAACCCCATCGGCGGTCTGGCCGTGGCCCTGCACACACACGGGCGGTACGTGGAGGAAATGGTCCTCCGCTCCCCCAGCGGCCTGAAGTCCGCCCTCGGCGAGAATCCCAAGCGCGTGTACAGCGACAAGAAGCAGACCCCGTCCACCCGGCTGGGCACGGCGCTGGTGATCCGCAAGGCGTTCATGGATGCACAGAACCACATGGGAAAGAACGACGACGACGACCGCGACCCCCAGCTCGAAGCCCTCGCCATGGTGCTGCGCCGGGAAATCCCGTGGCGCCAGCACGCCCACCGCGCCGACGATATCGGCACGGCCCTGCGGCTGGCCGACGAGTTCGGCTATGACCTGGTCCTGGACCACGGCACCGAGGCCCACCTGCTGGCAGACGTCCTGGCCGAGCGCGGGGTGCCGGTGCTGATCGGACCCCTGTTTACTACCCGTTCCAAGGTGGAGCTGCGCCAGCGGAGCATGGAAAACCCGGGCAAGCTGGCCGCAGCGGGCGTGGAAATCTCCATCATCACCGACCATCCGGTGGTGCCGATCAACTTCCTGATCTATCAGGCAGCCCTGGCGGTGAAGGAAGGACTGGATCCCGAGACAGCCCTGCGTTCGGTCACCATCAATCCCGCCAAGGTCCTGGGCCTGGCAGACCGCATCGGTTCGCTTGAGCCGGGCAAGGACGCCGACGTTGTGCTCTGGAGCGGAGATCCGCTCGATGTCATGCAGCGGGCGCTGACCGTGTGGATCGGCGGACGCGAGGTCTACCGCTATGACACCCAGACCCGGACGCCCGTAGTGGCCGGCCGCCAGTGA